The Helianthus annuus cultivar XRQ/B chromosome 16, HanXRQr2.0-SUNRISE, whole genome shotgun sequence genome includes a window with the following:
- the LOC118479235 gene encoding F-box/FBD/LRR-repeat protein At1g13570-like isoform X1, which produces MQQHYYNMEHHPPTRTRKLKSDFISTLPQNIIEDILTRIPLQEALRTSVLSKKWRHTWRGMPKLVFTDNMVNHLRIQLNKYKLISAIFHVLLFHNGPTIVEFRCSVGELHMESEFAQILSVLARGNTVKEFIFISDNRSNKLPVSFFALQGLEHVHLENCTLEPPLTFNGVSSLTVMNFQNVEVSAQVLQHFISKCPLLQSFILIEVGKGIESVPAGGNNFTLVDLFQCVPLLEGFGITKHYMKYLCAGGMPHKLPASLVHLSYLFLHVCLVEQNEISSALCIIRSSPVLGRIVFLMDNNDKSPVQQTPANFLDPEGYPDLNLDHLEMLEIHNYSNLPLEMEFVKLIIAKSPELEEVRIRLNSNVSADEERKMLKEMLLLPFPRASPSAKLIIVSP; this is translated from the exons ATGCAGCAGCACTATTATAATATGGAGCATCACCCCCCAACAAGAACTCGAAAACTAAAATCGGATTTCATCAGCacccttccccaaaacattattGAGGATATTCTAACTCGTATACCCCTCCAAGAAGCACTGAGAACGAGTGTTTTGTCAAAGAAATGGCGGCATACTTGGCGGGGCATGCCTAAACTTGTATTTACAGACAATATGGTTAATCATCTTCGCATACAGTTGAACAAGTATAAGCTTATCAGTGCTATCTTCCATGTTTTATTATTCCACAACGGTCCGACAATAGTAGAGTTTAGATGTTCGGTTGGCGAACTTCATATGGAGTCTGAGTTTGCCCAGATATTAAGTGTTCTTGCAAGGGGAAATACAGTGAAAGAATTTATCTTTATTAGTGATAATAGATCCAACAAGTTACCGGTTTCTTTCtttgcattgcaaggattagaaCATGTACATCTTGAAAATTGTACTTTGGAACCCCCATTGACGTTTAACGGGGTTAGTTCATTGACGGTCATGAATTTTCAGAATGTTGAGGTTTCTGCTCAAGTGCTTCAACATTTCATTTCCAAGTGCCCGCTGCTTCAGTCTTTCATTTTG ATAGAAGTAGGAAAAGGCATTGAGTCTGTACCAGCTGGAGGAAACAATTTTACATTAGTTGATCTTTTTCAATGTGTTCCTTTGCTTGAGGGTTTTGGTATCACAAAGCATTATATGAAG TACTTGTGTGCAGGTGGCATGCCACATAAGCTTCCAGCTTCACTAGTCCATCTCAGTTATCTGTTTTTGCATGTGTGTTTGGTGGAACAAAACGAGATTTCTTCTGCCCTTTGTATCATCAGGAGCTCCCCTGTGTTGGGGAGAATCGTTTTTCTG ATGGATAATAATGACAAATCGCCTGTTCAACAAACTCCAGCCAACTTTCTTGATCCAGAAGGCTACCCAGATTTGAACTTGGATCATCTTGAGATGTTGGAGATACATAACTATAGTAACTTGCCTCTTGAGATGGAATTTGTGAAACTAATCATCGCCAAGTCACCTGAGCTGGAGGAAGTACGAATTAGACTGAATAGCAATGTTTCTGCTGATGAAGAGCGGAAGATGCTTAAAGAAATGCTACTACTCCCATTTCCGCGGGCATCACCTTCTGCTAAATTAATCATTGTGAGCCCATAA
- the LOC118479235 gene encoding F-box/FBD/LRR-repeat protein At1g13570-like isoform X2 yields the protein MEHHPPTRTRKLKSDFISTLPQNIIEDILTRIPLQEALRTSVLSKKWRHTWRGMPKLVFTDNMVNHLRIQLNKYKLISAIFHVLLFHNGPTIVEFRCSVGELHMESEFAQILSVLARGNTVKEFIFISDNRSNKLPVSFFALQGLEHVHLENCTLEPPLTFNGVSSLTVMNFQNVEVSAQVLQHFISKCPLLQSFILIEVGKGIESVPAGGNNFTLVDLFQCVPLLEGFGITKHYMKYLCAGGMPHKLPASLVHLSYLFLHVCLVEQNEISSALCIIRSSPVLGRIVFLMDNNDKSPVQQTPANFLDPEGYPDLNLDHLEMLEIHNYSNLPLEMEFVKLIIAKSPELEEVRIRLNSNVSADEERKMLKEMLLLPFPRASPSAKLIIVSP from the exons ATGGAGCATCACCCCCCAACAAGAACTCGAAAACTAAAATCGGATTTCATCAGCacccttccccaaaacattattGAGGATATTCTAACTCGTATACCCCTCCAAGAAGCACTGAGAACGAGTGTTTTGTCAAAGAAATGGCGGCATACTTGGCGGGGCATGCCTAAACTTGTATTTACAGACAATATGGTTAATCATCTTCGCATACAGTTGAACAAGTATAAGCTTATCAGTGCTATCTTCCATGTTTTATTATTCCACAACGGTCCGACAATAGTAGAGTTTAGATGTTCGGTTGGCGAACTTCATATGGAGTCTGAGTTTGCCCAGATATTAAGTGTTCTTGCAAGGGGAAATACAGTGAAAGAATTTATCTTTATTAGTGATAATAGATCCAACAAGTTACCGGTTTCTTTCtttgcattgcaaggattagaaCATGTACATCTTGAAAATTGTACTTTGGAACCCCCATTGACGTTTAACGGGGTTAGTTCATTGACGGTCATGAATTTTCAGAATGTTGAGGTTTCTGCTCAAGTGCTTCAACATTTCATTTCCAAGTGCCCGCTGCTTCAGTCTTTCATTTTG ATAGAAGTAGGAAAAGGCATTGAGTCTGTACCAGCTGGAGGAAACAATTTTACATTAGTTGATCTTTTTCAATGTGTTCCTTTGCTTGAGGGTTTTGGTATCACAAAGCATTATATGAAG TACTTGTGTGCAGGTGGCATGCCACATAAGCTTCCAGCTTCACTAGTCCATCTCAGTTATCTGTTTTTGCATGTGTGTTTGGTGGAACAAAACGAGATTTCTTCTGCCCTTTGTATCATCAGGAGCTCCCCTGTGTTGGGGAGAATCGTTTTTCTG ATGGATAATAATGACAAATCGCCTGTTCAACAAACTCCAGCCAACTTTCTTGATCCAGAAGGCTACCCAGATTTGAACTTGGATCATCTTGAGATGTTGGAGATACATAACTATAGTAACTTGCCTCTTGAGATGGAATTTGTGAAACTAATCATCGCCAAGTCACCTGAGCTGGAGGAAGTACGAATTAGACTGAATAGCAATGTTTCTGCTGATGAAGAGCGGAAGATGCTTAAAGAAATGCTACTACTCCCATTTCCGCGGGCATCACCTTCTGCTAAATTAATCATTGTGAGCCCATAA
- the LOC110914960 gene encoding F-box/FBD/LRR-repeat protein At1g13570 — protein MKNQNPRRSQSLNSDIISTLPLNIIEDILTRMPIRDALRTSVLSKRWRYTWRGMPKLTFKDDMIAMSSDIYYMLRKCKLVHAIFHVLLLHNGPETLVFKCSVFHLHMESDIALIISYLARRTKVKKLFFSSDDRSYKLPVSFFSLQGLEFVYLYNCTFEPPLTFNGFSSLTSIRIWNVDVSAQMLQQFLSKCPQLVNLRLVGCQKVLDFVAGENKFTFGDLLQCVPLIQTLDISKYYMKYLCAGGMPHKLPTSLVHLKNLFLNVCLVEQNEISSALCIIRSSPVLERINFLMSDNEKLPVQQTPTNFLDPEDYPDLKLDYLVKLEIENFSKLPLEMKFVKLIMAKSPLLKKVKIELNDNISVDEEMKMLKDMLRLPFLRASPCAELVIDRPLGFKKWRLRRV, from the exons ATGAAGAATCAAAACCCAAGAAGAAGTCAAAGCCTAAATTCTGACATCATCAGCACCCTTCCTCTAAACATTATTGAAGATATTCTTACTCGTATGCCTATCCGAGATGCACTGAGAACCAGCGTTTTGTCAAAGAGATGGCGGTATACTTGGCGGGGCATGCCTAAACTTACATTTAAAGACGATATGATTGCAATGTCATCTGATATTTATTACATGTTGAGGAAGTGTAAGCTTGTCCATGCCATCTTCCATGTTTTATTATTACACAACGGTCCGGAGACACTAGTATTCAAGTGTTCAGTTTTTCATCTTCATATGGAGTCTGACATTGCCCTAATAATAAGTTATCTTGCAAGGAGAACCAAAGTGAAAAAACTCTTCTTTTCTAGTGATGATAGATCCTACAAGCTACCCGTTTCTTTCTTTTCGTTgcaaggattagaatttgtatATCTCTATAATTGTACTTTCGAACCACCATTGACGTTTAACGGATTTAGTTCGCTCACGAGCATTCGTATTTGGAATGTTGATGTTTCTGCTCAAATGCTTCAACAGTTCCTCTCCAAGTGTCCGCAGCTTGTGAATCTCCGTTTG GTTGGATGTCAAAAAGTTCTTGACTTTGTAGCAGGAGAAAACAAGTTTACATTTGGTGATCTTTTACAGTGTGTGCCTTTGATTCAGACTTTGGacatctcaaaatattatatgaAG TACTTGTGTGCAGGTGGCATGCCACATAAGCTTCCCACTTCACTTGTCCATCTCAAAAATCTGTTTTTGAATGTGTGTTTGGTGGAACAAAACGAGATTTCTTCTGCCCTTTGTATCATCAGGAGCTCCCCTGTGTTAGAGAGAATTAATTTTCTG ATGTCTGATAATGAGAAGTTGCCTGTTCAACAAACTCCCACCAACTTCCTTGATCCAGAAGACTATCCAGATTTGAAGTTGGATTATCTTGTGAAATTGGAGATAGAAAACTTTAGTAAGTTGCCTCTTGAGATGAAATTTGTGAAACTCATCATGGCCAAGTCACCTTTGCTAAAGAAAGTGAAAATTGAGCTAAATGACAATATTTCCGTTGATGAAGAAATGAAGATGCTTAAAGATATGCTACGGCTCCCATTTCTGCGGGCATCACCTTGTGCTGAACTGGTCATTGATCGTCCACTGGGTTTTAAAAAATGGCGCCTGAGGCGCGTCTAG